In Juglans microcarpa x Juglans regia isolate MS1-56 chromosome 1S, Jm3101_v1.0, whole genome shotgun sequence, the genomic stretch aggatGGGTAGATTGGgttgtttttttcatttgattttttaaaccCTTGTTACATTAACTTAGAACTTTCCGTTGGTATTAAACTTAGGTGGAAAGGAGCAAAGCGACAAAATAATTGGCCATAGgtctttcttttaaaagaaaaagaaaattatattcattagtCTCGTATCGTAcattacacataattttttaatttttaatttttttcttattaaatgcATGATATACGGATGATGAAGagaccaaaaataatttaaaaataaatatgatgtgtaTGATAATAAGtaacaaagttaaaaaaaatagttgctctagaaactttgtaatattatatgattaaagaaaatataacaagaggatttaaaaattgaaatatataaaactgGGCAGCTCAATATCATTCATCTCAAATTTCACGTGTTACAAGTGATCCTTAAAACTTACTTCTATAAGAAATGAAATCTAAATGATGATCTACATTTGCAGCGTTTAACAAATATCCGCAATCTTGTggtgcccttttttttttttttttttccttacatgATAACGCACTGTGAGTTCCGAACATTCATCTTCGGTCACACGCGCGTAAAGATGATAGAGCAAATGAACAATGCaaccaataatttaaaaatttttctcaaaaaaaaaaaaaaaaaaaaagttttcaggGTATGATAGGTTGACGTGGAATCAATAGCAGTAGTGTAATTCCAACAAAAATGGGTTTGAATCGTCTAATCGACCAAGTTTAACCCCAATTTGTAAATCtccataaaaacaaaaacaaaaaaaagaggaaattgGGAACAATTTTGCAGAATCAGCAGCAACAAAAGGTTCTCATAAAgacaaaatgaaaacaaaaagaaatgggtaTTGCGGACGTGTCATGGTGTAATTGGGTCGATCTGTGGTGTTGGCTTCCACTAATTGACTGGAGAGAGGGTCCCGcacaaatatttgttttcattCCGTGCAATGATCATGGGGGGTTGATGATCCataaaagcaaaaatatttaaaaaaaaaaaaaaaaaaaaaccgaaatgCATGTGCAAGGTGGGCTGTTTCTCTGGCACTTTCTCTATCCCTAGCTCTTGTTTCCTATTTGTTGGGGTTTTGGAATTTTCCTCCTTTTGTGAGGTGTGGACAGTTCAGCTCCACATTTTCTGCCATATTGGGTCCCCCtgctctctctctgtctctctctaccCCCACTGCAACAGATGCTTTTTATCCACTGCAAACCCCCTAATTATATCATCATTATCAAGACACTAACCAATTAAGCAGAGAGAATGGTTTTCCCCACTCGACACCAATGATAACCATCACTTGATCACAAATCCTCAGGCTCAATGCTGCAAGATCCCTTTGGTCATTGGACAAAGTTCagacaacaaaaaagaaagcttCACGCATGTCAAAGTGAACAAAAAGAGGGGTTGCCAACCAGactttgagattaaaaaaagagtataaaTTATGTTCTTTTGGTGTGGTTTGCCTAAAAATTGTGATTAATCATGAACCTAATCCCccattcacataaaaatcatgcTGCCACCTCCATGTGCATATCAATAGGGACATTCTACTGAGAaaccttaaaatatatattctgtgAAGAAATTGAGACAGACACTACTGGGCTAGTGGACATTATGATGCTCAAGGGAAATTGCCTCCCTTACACGAGACACAATAAACATTTTGTATCAAAAAAGGGGGAAGAGAGCATTAAAGGGCACCGGAAAGTGTGATCACTTATTGCATATGGACGGTGAAGGGTGATTGAAGGTGGTTTGGGATAAGCCTGGGTGGTTCAATAAATCTGAAACTGAATCAATCAATCCTTTTTTCACtgtggtgtggtgtggtgtggtgtATGATGTTATTTATATAGATATCATTCCTGGATATCCTCCCCATTGAGATGTCAAAAGAAACACCcaagttttgatattttaacCCAAAAAAGTAAGGGCTGGTGATTAGGTCCCACGAAAGAAAAGGTTTTGTTGACCAATTTGACCAGTTCGACCAAATTAAATTAGGAACACAACTCTGGGGTTTACTTTTTGGTAAGTACTAAGTGGAACTCTTCATGTTACAGTTAGCAGTTTATAGTTGCATCTAGCTAGTTCCAATGTGAACAAAACTGACTTTCTTTTATGAAGGAAGGCTCAAACCAAGGGACCAGATCTTGGTTTTTTTAACAAACCACATCAAACCCATATCATGGGGAGAATTGACTCCACACTAAACTGCTATTTGCAGCCTAATCATAATGAACAGCAGACCTAAGCATCCAGGTTTCCTTACAGAACCAGCCTTTCATTAGTTTAGTATATGCCCATATCTAgcattcaaaattcaaagtcaCGTACAGCATGTAAATGAACAACCTCGAGTAACAGTGGAAGAAAGGAGCAGTGCGTGCTTCCTATGTGCTTTCTAGGTTGGCAATGAGCTGGCAAGACAGTTTTCTAGCAAAATATAGTCTAAGGGGTCAAGGTAGAACAATTACATCCTCACAAACTTTCTTTTCAAAACTATCATGAAGGGTTGAAGGTGATGCTGCATATGGGATAGGGTGGGCATGATCCTCGATGACATAAAATTGAAACTAACATCTTTGCCTAGTTGGAGTGTTCTGTTTGTTAAAAGAGTTTGTAATGGTTTTGCTCATAACCTTGCTAGAACATCTTTAGAGTTAGAAGAAGATGCTTCTGAACTGGTTTTTAGTCCAGTGTATGCTACTCTTTCGTGAGTTTTAATGAagactatttttcaaaaaaaaaactcaaatgtgtacggttttctctctctctctttttatttttgagggtTTGAATTCCAATTCAAAGTGGTATCATAATcatcaattatttattactaaGCACTCCCTAAACATAGGGACATAGGGTGAAACAAGCCCCGTTTAAatagtaaaagtattttatcttatctcatctcatcattataactttctcaaattttcatacaaaatataataaacaattcaactttttcaaatctcaaaactagaataatattaaaaaataatattctaacaatattttattcaattttcatataaaaccatatcattttatctcactattcaaTCGGTACTAGAGATTTGTTTTGTGCATACAGATATAAATGAATGgagttttatttaatatttaccTGTTTCTATGACTCTGGCTCAAAGATTACTCTGAAAATCCAGTTAGAATGTTTAAATGCGATGTgtcaaaacaagaaagaaaaataatcgcAAACTGCAATGTCCTATTGCCTTGTAAAACCATCTCTAGCTAATTAGTTTTAGAGATTCTTGAAAACTCAACTCCTATGTTTGAGGGACCAAGAATAGAAGAATAATTCACTCCTGATCTGCCTATTTCGACTTAGAAGTGCCATGTCCTTGGGGAAGACTTATACCATTGATGAATAAATTTCAAAAGCCAtgctttaaatttttactaatatCCATTTCAGAGGATGAGTTTTTTTCCTTTAACTGCttaaaaatcatcaaatttattCAGTTTTGCACAACAGTAAATGTGTCCTGAACAACATGctctctttttctccctcaCAAATACAGGACATTTGTTAGGTTCCACAATCTCATTGAAAAGCTACAAATTTTGTGGATTACACCAAACCTCTACCTTTAAGTACAGCTAGAACCCAATGTTCACTCACTTATtcataaactaaaatattttaatgggCTGCATGCACCAACTCATTCACTTTTAAACTACGGCTACCCCACCACCCACCTCTCTCTGATTTCTACTAGTGAATGTCATgcccttttttttattgaccCATTGAGGATTAACTGTCAATTTTGATTCCAATCTGTCCTTGAAAGAACCACTTTCAGAGGAGAGCCTATAGATTTCCCTCGTGTCTTTATCCATTCATAGTTATTCTCATCCTTATCTTGTAAGTTGTAACTACTTCCATGAAAGAGCCTATGAGAACATGCTTGGTGTGCTCTAAACATTATTAAAAGTTATGTGATTAGCAGCTAAAGGATAAATCAAATGGTAGCTCCAGAGCTCTTTAAGGACTGGGATGATGTACCTAAAGGACCGCCATGAAGTTTTCTTAGTGCATTTCTCCCTTCCCTACAATAAGCCTATAATAAAAGGCCCTTTTCCTAGCTAGAGTgttctttatcttcaaaatcGTCTCTTGACAGCTTAGGTTTGACTGTTTTTACTTCTACCTGTACCTTCCATCACATGCCACCAATTACCACCATGATATCTTTTCAGTACCATGTATCATTTCTACATGATGGGATTGCTTGGATCATTGACTACCATGAAGAAatcacttttataatatttatttaccacctgatttgtttttagagataaaataaaattagtttagataaaaattaaaagttaaataaaatattattagaatatatttttttaatattatttctattttaaaatttaaaaaagttgaattatttattttattttatatgaaaatttaataaagttgtaatgattataagaaataagatgaaaagttttgtaaaaataaatgaggccAACTgtgtctctctatctctctgtctCTTCAGTCACTATATTTGAAGTACTTGCACTTAAATTGGGGTTGATCATATGGCCATTTTGATAGAAACTATCACACCCACTCTAAATGCTGAATTACATTTATAGGTGATCACACAATCTAGTTCGTAAAGAATTTAACTTCGGCGTTCAAGAAATGaataatactactcatcatctaaattctcatcatcctctcatcatctcataatatggcattagatgattggagactatttattatatttcacttataaacctatcatttaataccacatcatgagatgagaggatgataagaaaaatgatgatgaatagaattaacatttatattctaaatcatTACAGAATCTAAATTGTAGTATTTCctagtgatttatatatatatgtgtacgtATAAAGACTCTTTGCTTACAATTCTCTGTGGACAGTTTCTGCCGCAGGTTTGCTTGCGGGAATCAAAGCTTTTTTTGGACGATAAGAAACAGCACTCACCCAGATTATTGACCAGATTGGGATCATCAAATCCGTAACGGACAAATGTAACGTGGTTCACATGTCTCTGCCAGCAAGCCTCCCgagatataacatataaatggACTTAATACAGCTTCACTTGACTTTAAAAAGGAGATGTGCCAAAAGGTCACTTTAGCAAAGTAGACGTTTGTCATTAGGAGTTAAATCAACAAGACACGTGTCAGGACAGGAAAGTTCCTAATGAAATCACTTCAACTTCGGCCAGCTTTGGATTCTCGATTTCGGCCCATTCCGGTTCCCAAACTACACACCCGAAACCTATTTGTGGCCCAAAAGGAAGCTCAATAAATGGATGCCAGGAATGGTTGAGGTTACATAATGTCTAGGTGAAACATCTCCAAATAGCTGTTTTAGCCAAGTGGAAAAGGACATCCTCAGAGGGAAGTGGAGAAACTTTCGTGGAGTTACAAGAGTTGAGGTAGATAGCTGTTTTAGTAACAATATGCTAGACAGCTCATCTTTTATGAAGGGTGAACTCAAGGATTAAGAGGGTGCTAGCATATATCCAATACAAGCTTGCCCGGGACAGCACAGATAGCAGAGCAATTACAAGAGATGTGAAAAAGAGGCTTCTAGTTGAGGCAGCTAACTTAtagaggtgtttttttttttcatacttcTTTCTGCCAGAAAAACTAGTGcggtttagataatgagatgagataaaaatattttagataaaagataaaagttgaaagttgaataaaatattattaaaatattaatttttaatattattattgttttaaaatttgaaaaagttgaattgtttattatattttgtataagaatttgaaaaatttgtaataataagatgagataaaatactttcactatccaaactgtaTCAAAGATCTTAATGATAAAAGGCGACTAAAGAAGTATTTATAGCCTCAAAGAGACATCGCAAAGAACAAGGTATTCTAGAATACACCCGATCAGATTTTTGCAAATCAAGATGGTTAAATTAAGATATAGGGCTTtctgtatgtgtatgtgtatgtgtatgtgtatgtgttaTTATCCATTCTTCGTAACTTAATTGCATATTCTCAAACAAAATTTGGGAGCTACAGCCTACGGTGTTTAAATAAGAAAGGGCCTACAGTTTCCACACATCCACAAATATCTCTTGGTGAGCATGTGATATAATTTCCCCTCCATTGTATGTAActactcatttcatctaatttcatttcatctcatctaattttaactaataattttactactattcacaaatcatctcaattcatcttatctcaactcactatccacaCAAGCTTCAACACCACACGCAAAATAGCTGCTTCAAGAAAACCTAGAGATGTTCATTTCCAGTTTAGGTCACCATCGGGGGCCATGGCAATAGAGCTTGAATTTGTAAATTCCATAGAAATAGTTCAACGAGTTTAGaatcaatatgaaaaaaaataatttatgatcaGTTCGTCTAGAAATTTCTTCATGTGTACTGCATAAGCCATTAGAAACGATGTAAATTCTCTTGATCACACAGAGGCATATCATAATATTCAATTTTGTGAGATGGTGCTCAACCAAATCACTTCAAATTACACCCGTGGTCAATGCAGGAGGACTGTACAATTCTTTGCACTCTTATGTAGAAAATATTGCGGGAGTAAAATGAAAATGCAAAGCATCTCATATTGGAGAAAAATTAGACCTAGAATGCTGAATGACAAAAGCTCTTACCACTTGTAGTTGTTGGCTCAGGTTGGAAGAGGTCCTCGGAAAGAGTTTTGGACCGCTGAACCGAAGAAGAAAGCTACTGCAACTGCAAGGATCCACAAGAAGAAACAGAGGAGAACTATTTGAATTTTCATCAAAATGAGTTCGCCAATGTGGTCTCTCTCTTCTGGATGAGGGTAGAACTCGCCAATAACAATCTCAATTAGGGCATCCATAATCCTCTTAGATCGAGGATCTGTATCTGCAGACTTCAGGACCTGAGATCGacttcttttgagaaaattgattgCAGTCTCTACCTCTACATAACTGATCTTCGAACCACCTGGTTCAGCTGTGACCGTGGAGGATGGAGTAAGGTCAGAAGCAAACAGTGACTCTGATGAAGCAGAAAGAGCCGGACCCGCCGCCATCAAGAAGCTCTAAAGAAAAGAGACAGGATTCAGAAACAGATTGCTTAATCAATCAAGTACATTATGTGGACTGAAAGAAAGCTTACATACTGCATCAGCATATTGATCGTTCGCAATGAttaaaatcaatacaatttttgaAGGAAGAAGAATGATTTTGTATGTTAAACAACATTTGCACCTTTCATTTCGCAGATAACCAataacttaataataaaaaatacaaaaattaaaaaaaaaaaaaaaattaacacataACGCCATTTTCTGAGATAATTTAGAGAAATTAAAAGCATCAAAACTCTCATTACAAACAgcgataaatatatatagaaccaGAATGAAATTGGATCCGGATTTACTTCTGAGATTTCTCTAAAGTGATCAGAGTCGGCGATCTCAGAAACTGAAAATAAATCCACGGGTTCCTTTGGTGATTCTGTAACATCTTCGGAAAGGGACGTAAATGCAGAGTTCAAGCTCTTCTTCGCGatcttgagaagaagaagaagaagaagaatgagaaatCGAAATCGGATGCGGCGGAGAGGAACGCACAAAttagaaaataagagcttagatTTGGTGCCTTTCGTATCTTCTTCGACGAGAAGTCCTTGGTTCTTCGATCCAAGAGCTCTGAGGAACGGGCCTGTTCCTTCCGGGGAGTTGGGTGCTCCTTCATTTCGCTCTATTTCGCGcagaaatttttgaatttcaattcttTTACGTGTCGGGTATATGAAAATacgaatataaaaataaaacgtttgagcattgacattggattagttattttactcttcaaattttgactaatatataattttatcacttttagctaatcattcaaaacttaaagtctaCATTATATTAGTCATCGCACTCtcgataataataaaatattattattttttatttttatatttttataattaatttttattttttgattaattctattttcataacctccTATTATCACCTATTTTTcaacaatcatatttattttcattttcacaatctaataaACAAAATCGatatcaatattattaaaacaattCTATTGATCTTCAATACTTGATTCTGGTCCCTCACTTGATACGGACATGGAATTTTAAGCGGGGATCTGATTCTGGTCAAACCCTTGTCCATGCAAGAGTTACACCGGACTTTTGGGGAAAGGGGGATTTATTCTCAAGCATCAACTAGTAGAGGTGCTTCGGAACCCCTACCTCCCAGATAAAGAGAAAGGTAGAGCAACGAACATGAGATGATATTTGTTGCTTTTAAACCACCATATTATAATGTGAGGCATCACACAATAGTACAATACTATAATTCGAGAGAAGGGCAGCAAAGAGATATCACTTTTCACAAGCGAAAGAACAATTTTACAACACACATGGAACTTCAGGCAGGGCCATGATTTTATCGCCAAACAGATCATGCATCAGACTTGCTCCATTCCTACAAATTGGGGTTGCGACGCCGACATATTTCATGTCAAAGATGTTGGCTAGTTCAAATGATATAGAGATTCCACGTCAGTTATGCATATCGTTGaagtcaaaattttaatttcaaagagAGGTGAATTTGCTAGAAgatcagaaaataaaacaaaacaaaacttcaaaatGCAATACATCACAACTGCATCTGCATGCTACGCCAAAAGAAAGAGTAATTGAGGACTATAACATACCACCAAATACATGTAATAGCACATAAAGTAAGCAATCACTTTCCAAGAACTTTTCGCCCATTACCCATCATGCCATAAGCGAAGTACATATCTGATTCAAGGTCATTCAGAACAACTTCTCCATGAGTTGTTCATTGTCTTTAGTAATCAAGTTTAAAAGAAGGATCGGGAGATACTGCAAGACAAGGTTTAGTGCCAGCGCAAACAGGTCTAATCAAACCATTGCTTAAAGACAattcttgatttaaaaaaaaacaggtaTATCAAAGAAAGTACCCGAGACCATAATGCAAACTTACAAACATATTTCAAACTACCCAATTGCAGGGAAAACAGATACAGCTTAtgaaagaaattagaaagaaaaaatgaaaaggaaaacagagaAAAATGTTCTGAATATAATATACTCGACAGAGAAAGAAGAGGCCAGGTTCACCCTTTTGAGCCAGGCAGTTTCATTTCATTACAAGCACAAGTTTTGCCCTTTACAGAGAGAAAGACAGAGTGGAAGATGAaggattaaaaaatgaatgttaCGCTGCAATAGAGTTAAGATCTTGAGGATTGTGGTTAACGTGAAACAGAATGACATTCAGCGACAGGAAATGAAACTCAGCCCACGTTCCAAATAATTCAATCGACAGTTCAGGGAAcccaaacatcaacaaaatcaaaccaaaacatcaacaaaatcaaacccaaacaataaGCCAATGTGGAAtcaaggctagggttttgaatcaaacccaaacaacatcaacaaaatcaaacccaaacaataaaaatcaagagtaaaatcaaggctagggtttcgaaCTTACTGTGTGCTTGTCGTGCTAGAGAAAAGTTGCCGCTGTGCCGTGCTGGAGAGTGCCTTCGTGGGAGAGAATGGTTGCGGGAGAGAATGGCTgcggaagaagagaaagagggaagaagagaaaaaaaattagaagaagagaaagaaggaagagacgcgggagatggaagaagagaaagaagagaaaaaaaaatagaagaagagaaCGGAGGaagagacgcgagagagaaagagggaagaagagaagaagaaatgcgaagaagagaaggaataagagaagaagaaacgcgggagagaaaaaggaaagaagaagagaaagaaatcgcgggagagagagagccgaaattaataaacaatgtATTTAGAGGATCAACAGTTCTTTTCaactttgaagaaaattatgaaataaatgtaaataatatttaaaataaaaagtgtttggctaattcaatgtgggccaacaattgataaaattagttaaatttagagatgaaatgttatttgaagaagccaatgtggatgctcttagtctacatacaaatttaaaattttacgtAAAACAATTGCGACGTATtttaatgtaatatattaaGGATTCTTCTACACATCAGTCAAGTCACTGTTCACTAACACtgtggcaatttttttttttctccttgcTTGAATGAAACATGGGTTTTGGGTTTAAGAAATCTTCGGGTATTTCTTCAGAGTTTCTTCTTCACTGTTGCTCAGTCAATCTGCTGTGTTTCTCTGCCAATCTCCTGTGAATCTGTGTTTTTGTGCGTGTGAATCCATTGATTTTTTGATTCCTTGCTCACATTGTGTTTCTTTCATTAAATCAGAAGCCAAAGTTTGAATTTAAGGAACTGTCTGGTGGATCTATACTCTATCGTAATGAATTCTACCAAGTCAGAAGCCAAAATTATGGAAAAACAAATCCTCCATTTGCAACAAGAACCTTCTTTTCCAACTTTCATCCCTAAGATcgattttaaacttttttaagggggaaaaaagaaaagaaatgcagAACCCCAAATGGGCTTTTGACTTGTTTCCCTTATGATCGGAAGAGAGATAAATCAATCTGCTATAAACACATTTCTAAAGCTAGCTGCTACTTCACCAAACTCTTATCACCCGATTCTATTACACTTCATGGGCTTTAAGGGAAGATATTATGGTCAgctaaagaaatatatttatgaaacattttttcttcCAGCAACAGAACACAAATATTCACACCAGAGTCAACACTCCCAAATCTATCTTGTATAAAGATAACATCGTTTAGAACTTCTAGTTCAAGTCAGATAAGACAAACCACTTGCCtgaatcattttttcatatttattttcacaacccAATCTTAAGTATAGCACGGGAGGCCAATGATGTGGGGAGGAAGGCACGAGGAGACGAAGGAGCTGCACACATTTGACCAATTTTGGGATTTTGGCTCACATTGTGTTTCATAAAGAGAAGCAGCTGAGGAGATTAGTGCTCGAGGATCATCAAGTCTTAGGCGGGCTAGGAATGAAGGCACAGAAGATTCACAGAGAAGAGGAGACAAACCCCATCGGAGAGGAAGACGCAAAAGGGAAGATGTTGGGGTGAGAAAGAAGAGCCAGTTCATTTGTTAGTAAACCCGGTTTGACACATCAGGCGTGAGATGTAAATTAGATAAACCggatgatgagaagaatttctcatatattaaattattttaagataaaaagaattttacaacTTAATGAATCACATTAAATAACGTTAGTGTATAAActtcattatataaaatttgtgtgTAAACCAAATACTATAGAAATTGTAATATGTTGGATGCTCAGCTTGGGCCTAGACCTTCTTTCATTAGGAGGAGCTTTATCTTAGCTATGGAACTAGTCAGATAAGGCTTGTAGTGGAGAGTAGGAAATGGCTCTCAGATTAGAATCTGCGGGACAAAATGGATTCTAATACTTACTTCTTATACTGTTTATTAACAATAGTCAACAATTATCAACTCAAACCACACAATCACATGAGTTACCAAGTGAAGCACATGCAACGGCTATAGAATCCACACAATCAGAAGACTTACCATCTCATGCAACAACTATCCAAATTCTCAAAGGAAAGTCCATCACATGCAACGGCTAGACAATTCCCTTTTTGGTTCAATATTCATATCCCTGCATTTACACTTTCCATGTATAAATCAATGTGTCTAACTATAATATACATCTAGTAATATTGTACTCTACTATAAAATAGACAACTAGAAGACTCTCAAATACTCATGGTTACTGAGGTTTTTTACAAACATTTTGTGTGCACATTGTCTTTATGGTATCATAGCCCATGTGAGTGAAGAGAGTCTTCCTTCATGACCACCATTGCCTTGAACGTA encodes the following:
- the LOC121247367 gene encoding protein SINE3: MKEHPTPRKEQARSSELLDRRTKDFSSKKIRKIAKKSLNSAFTSLSEDVTESPKEPVDLFSVSEIADSDHFREISESFLMAAGPALSASSESLFASDLTPSSTVTAEPGGSKISYVEVETAINFLKRSRSQVLKSADTDPRSKRIMDALIEIVIGEFYPHPEERDHIGELILMKIQIVLLCFFLWILAVAVAFFFGSAVQNSFRGPLPT